A single region of the Leptolyngbya subtilissima AS-A7 genome encodes:
- the remA gene encoding extracellular matrix/biofilm regulator RemA translates to MDIKLINIGFGNIVSANRVIAIVSPESAPIKRIISDARERGQLVDATYGRRTRAVIITDSGHTILSAIQPETVAHRFVSGKDSDGKA, encoded by the coding sequence ATGGACATTAAGCTCATCAATATTGGCTTTGGCAATATCGTATCGGCCAATCGGGTAATTGCCATTGTTAGCCCCGAGTCTGCCCCCATTAAGCGCATTATCTCTGATGCCCGCGAGCGAGGGCAGCTAGTCGACGCCACCTACGGTCGCCGCACCCGTGCCGTCATTATCACCGACTCAGGCCACACCATTCTTTCCGCCATTCAGCCCGAAACCGTTGCCCACCGCTTCGTCAGCGGCAAAGATAGCGACGGCAAAGCGTAG